A genomic region of Vitis vinifera cultivar Pinot Noir 40024 chromosome 7, ASM3070453v1 contains the following coding sequences:
- the LOC100265512 gene encoding S-locus-specific glycoprotein S6 has translation MYSSFGDFSSYLRMGQGLGFFFLILSCVCLGGPCFCSAHTDSIKPGEGLQFSKLLVSSQGTFTLGFFILDTRSYLGIWYTSDVNNKKVWVANRDNPISGTNANLMLDGNGTLMIIHSGGDPIVLNSNQASRNSIATLLDSGNFVVSALNSDGSVKQTLWESFDDPTDTLLPGMKLGINLKTGQNWSLASWINEQVPDPGTFTLEWNGTQLVMKRRGDIYWSSGIPKDRSFEFIQTHHNIYYFISVCNDNEIYFSYSVQDGAISKWVLNSRGGFFDTHGTLFVKEDMCDRYDKYPGCAVQEPPTCRTRDFQFMKQSVLNSGYPSLMNIDTSLGLSDCQAICRNNCSCTACNTVFTNGTGCQFWRDKLPRAQVGDANQEELYVLSSSKDTGNLWRNLSIICGVVGLVIILIFSCSPRKFGGRVRREVQSHEAGASGIAGDREGKKVKLPEVRATGSTGDRKEKKVKFLEPPASGITGDRGGKKVKPLEVGASGTTGDREGKKGQPRDGEVSGGKTADTKKKKVTFLLRTDE, from the exons ATGTACTCATCCTTTGGTGATTTCTCCTCTTACTTGCGAATGGGTCAGGGATTgggttttttcttcttgatcTTGTCATGTGTCTGTTTGGGAGGGCCTTGCTTTTGTAGTGCACACACAGACAGCATCAAACCTGGGGAAGGGCTTCAATTCTCGAAGCTACTGGTTTCGTCACAAGGGACTTTCACACTGGGGTTCTTTATCTTGGACACCCGCAGTTATTTAGGAATCTGGTACACAAGTGATGTTAACAACAAGAAAGTTTGGGTTGCTAACAGAGACAACCCTATATCTGGCACCAATGCAAATCTCATGCTGGATGGCAATGGAACATTGATGATCATTCACAGTGGAGGTGATCCAATTGTCTTGAATTCCAATCAAGCATCCAGAAACTCCATAGCTACCTTGCTTGATTCTGGAAATTTTGTTGTGTCAGCGTTAAATTCAGATGGATCTGTGAAGCAGACACTATGGGAAAGTTTCGATGATCCTACAGACACGCTCCTGCCTGGGATGAAACTAGGCATCAACTTGAAAACCGGGCAAAACTGGTCACTTGCTTCGTGGATAAACGAACAAGTCCCTGATCCTGGGACTTTCACTCTAGAATGGAATGGCACACAATTGGTAATGAAACGCCGAGGGGACATCTACTGGAGCAGTGGAATTCCGAAAGATCGGAGTTTTGAGTTCATTCAAACTCACCATAACATCTACTATTTCATCAGTGTTTGTAATGACAACGAGATCTACTTCAGCTATTCAGTTCAAGACGGAGCTATTTCAAAGTGGGTGTTGAACTCGAGAGGGGGATTTTTTGACACTCACGGAACTCTATTCGTGAAGGAAGATATGTGTGATCGTTATGACAAATATCCAGGGTGTGCAGTGCAAGAGCCACCCACTTGCAGGACTAGAGACTTCCAATTCATGAAGCAATCGGTTCTCAATTCAGGATATCCATCATTAATGAACATAGATACGAGCTTGGGCCTTAGTGATTGTCAGGCTATATGCAGGAACAATTGTTCTTGTACTGCTTGTAATACTGTATTCACCAATGGAACTGGATGTCAGTTTTGGAGGGATAAATTGCCACGAGCCCAAGTGGGTGATGCAAATCAGGAGGAGCTCTACGTTTTGTCCTCATCAAAAGATACAG GGAACCTTTGGCGGAATCTGAGCATTATCTGTGGAGTGGTAGGTCTGGTTATAATACTTATCTTCTCTTGTTCACCGAGAAAATTCGGAG GGAGAGTAAGGAGAGAAGTTCAGTCACATGAAGCTGGGGCTTCTGGTATAGCAGGGGATAGAGAAGGGAAGAAAGTCAAGCTACCTGAAGTTAGGGCTACTGGTTCAACAGGGgatagaaaagagaagaaagttAAGTTCCTTGAACCTCCGGCTTCTGGTATAACAGGGGATAGAGGAGGGAAGAAAGTCAAGCCACTTGAAGTTGGGGCTTCTGGTACAACAGGGGATAGAGAAGGGAAGAAAGGTCAGCCACGTGATGGTGAGGTTTCTGGTGGTAAAACAGCGGatacaaaaaagaagaaagttacGTTCCTGTTGCGTACAGACGAGTGA